One window of Papaver somniferum cultivar HN1 chromosome 9, ASM357369v1, whole genome shotgun sequence genomic DNA carries:
- the LOC113309520 gene encoding probable protein arginine N-methyltransferase 3 produces the protein MADKFKIVNGLNEDSDDDEGLEQKLDEDWEDWKTDEEYEAEEFICLFCDEKYKSIESVFKHCSSNHSFDFQSIKKTLSLNFYDSFKLINYVRSQVAENQGWSWSCLENEKRCWEDDKYLKPFMNEDSLLHNFWVDEDDEEEDFAMAVDKEEILMELENNQDVEMNQLMDEDIMDVVPSCKENGNKDKFPESNGSLDMLRSLEKVTLNGGVVGKDSESSNNKEKRKLGKVSFANVVAKEIKTVNENYFGAYGKFGIHREMISDKVRMDAYRGAILNNPSLMNNATVMDVGCGTGILSLFAAQAGASRVYAIEGSEKMASVATQIARENGMLYDAEHCTGVVNIVQGMVEELDKVVQIPPHSVDVLLSEWMGYCLLYETMLTSVLYARDRWLKPGGAILPDTATIFVAGFGKSGTSIPFWENVYGFNMSCISKEVVEDASENPIVDVLDSRDIVTQSAVLQAFDLATMKAEEMDFTSSFELEAKSDLSMTDENSKSTWCYGVILWFETGFSSRFCKEMPTVLSTSPYSPSTHWSQTIFTFPEPIALALAKPEADGVAKIGTESYPAAKIQARISIVRAVEHRSIDISLETSAVGVDGRKQSYPVQIFNL, from the exons ATGGCGGACAAATTCAAAATTGTAAATGGACTTAACGAAGATAGTGACGATGACGAAGGGTTGGAACAGAAGCTTGATGAAGATTGGGAGGATTGGAAAACTGATGAAGAATACGAAGCAGAAGAATTTATCTGTTTGTTCTGTGATGAAAAGTACAAATCCATCGAATCTGTTTTCAAACATTGTAGCTCTAATCattcttttgattttcaaagtaTAAAGAAAACATTAAGCTTGAATTTTTACGATTCCTTTAAGCTCATCAATTACGTCAGGTCTCAG GTAGCAGAAAATCAaggttggagttggagttgtttgGAGAATGAAAAGCGATGTTGGGAAGATGACAAGTATCTGAAACCTTTCATGAATGAGGATTCCTTATTGCACAACTTCTGGgtggatgaagatgatgaggaagaagattTTGCAATGGCGGTTGATAAAGAGGAAATACTGATGGAGCTAGAAAACAATCAAGATGTTGAAATGAATCAGCTCATGGATGAGGACATTATGGATGTGGTTCCTTCTTGTAAGGAAAATGGAAACAAAGACAAATTCCCAGAGTCAAATGGGTCTTTGGACATGTTAAGATCATTGGAGAAGGTCACACTTAATGGTGGAGTAGTTGGTAAAGATAGTGAATCATCTAATAATAAGGAAAAGCGTAAGCTTGGAAAGGTTTCTTTTGCAAATGTTGTTGCAAAGGAAATCAAGACTGTAAATGAGAATTATTTCGGGGCATATGGCAAATTTGGCATCCATAGAGAGATGATCAGTGATAAG GTGAGAATGGATGCTTATAGAGGAGCAATCTTGAATAATCCCTCTCTCATGAATAATGCGACTGTTATGGATGTTGGTTGCGGTACTGGAATACTAAG TCTCTTCGCAGCCCAAGCAGGGGCTTCAAGAGTGTATGCAATAGAAGGCAGTGAAAAAATGGCCTCAGTGGCTACTCAG ATTGCCAGAGAAAATGGAATGTTATATGATGCAGAGCATTGCACTGGAGTAGTCAATATAGTTCAAGGCATGGTTGAAGAGCTTGACAAAGTGGTGCAAATTCCACCTCACAGTGTCGACGTATTACTAAGTGAATGGATGGGATACTGTCTCCTATATGAAACGATGCTTACCTCAGTGCTTTATGCCCGTGATCGCTGGTTAAAACCAGGTGGTGCCATTCTCCCTGACACTGCAACTATT TTCGTAGCAGGTTTTGGAAAAAGTGGAACCAGCATCCCATTCTGGGAAAATGTTTATGGTTTCAATATGTCTTGCATTAGTAAGGAGGTTGTAGAGGATGCTTCAGAAAACCCTATAGTTGATGTGCTGGACAGTCGCGATATAGTGACCCAGAGTGCTGTTCTCCAG GCTTTTGATTTGGCAACTATGAAGGCTGAAGAGATGGACTTTACGTCAAGCTTCGAGTTGGAGGCGAAGTCAGATCTTTCAATGACAGATGAAAATTCCAAATCAACTTGGTGTTATGGAGTGATCCTTTGGTTTGAGACTGGTTTCAGTAGCAGATTCTGCAAGGAAATGCCAACGGTCCTCTCTACATCACCTTATAGTCCTAGTACACATTGGTCCCAGACTATATTCACATTCCCGGAACCAATTGCACTGGCACTTGCAAAACCCGAAGCCGACGGAGTGGCAAAAATCGGAACTGAATCTTACCCCGCTGCAAAAATCCAAGCACGCATCAGCATTGTTCGTGCAGTGGAGCATCGTAGCATTGATATATCCTTGGAAACTTCTGCAGTCGGCGTAGATGGTCGAAAACAAAGTTATCCTGTTCAAATCTTTAATCTATAA